The proteins below are encoded in one region of Bremerella sp. P1:
- a CDS encoding DUF4175 family protein, with the protein MSTSKLGSLKTQLRRLRNARDRVRIGLMLTSSIFWISGTLLLWFLLDFGFNLSPLHRGLMMLVSVPVLAYGLGQALTALRGWGASIIDTAISVEHTHGIDGDLVAAIQFEQGQAIGSSELQGAVVDYVAELKDEIDIFEGFQSHRIGSRFFAVGLIAAFFAAACVFAPRHVSAFFERLTLAHVNYPTKTLITSISVNGQEVDLSDPTQPIPVGYGSGLELTIACDGVLPKTCRVTLEDEKGEATSATLDPTDDDSGEYVYSIPRLIQPIQYQVFAGDAVSPVLNIEIITLPALKVELAATPPDYAKNIQLASNSSSTHMAVLAGSDVSLKVVADRELDAPELTLLRGVSQSVTKLSPVADSENTWRLDDQQASLSNIQETVTYQLNAIDKYGLSPASPIRGTIRVVPDRIPSASLQTIHHIVLATASPVVRYRASDDFGLANLVFQLKIHRGQTAPRVVEVPLKSFAANQPPQKTAEGEFALDLSPWALEVGDRVEVTLRATDFRGNAEEMAGQSDPINLEIGDESTVLAAIAEADKQSEQMLSELIQQQLGLGETQ; encoded by the coding sequence ATGAGCACCTCGAAACTTGGCAGTCTGAAAACGCAATTACGTCGGCTGAGAAATGCTCGCGACCGAGTACGCATCGGTCTGATGCTGACCTCGTCTATCTTCTGGATCTCTGGCACGCTGCTGCTCTGGTTCCTGCTCGACTTCGGCTTCAATCTAAGCCCGCTACATCGCGGACTGATGATGCTGGTCAGCGTACCTGTGCTCGCTTATGGTCTTGGCCAGGCCCTGACCGCCCTGCGCGGCTGGGGAGCTTCGATCATCGACACGGCGATCTCCGTCGAACATACGCACGGAATCGACGGAGACCTGGTCGCGGCGATTCAGTTTGAACAAGGGCAGGCAATCGGTTCTTCCGAATTGCAAGGAGCCGTGGTCGACTATGTCGCTGAGCTGAAAGACGAAATCGATATTTTTGAAGGGTTCCAGTCGCACCGCATTGGAAGCCGGTTCTTCGCAGTCGGTTTGATTGCCGCGTTTTTTGCCGCGGCCTGCGTGTTCGCGCCGCGGCACGTATCGGCGTTCTTCGAGCGTCTCACCCTGGCTCACGTCAACTATCCAACAAAAACATTGATCACCTCCATCTCGGTCAATGGACAAGAGGTCGACTTGAGCGATCCCACCCAGCCGATTCCCGTCGGTTATGGAAGCGGGCTCGAACTGACGATCGCTTGCGACGGCGTTCTTCCCAAGACGTGCCGAGTGACCCTGGAAGATGAAAAAGGAGAAGCGACGTCGGCCACCCTGGATCCAACCGATGACGACTCGGGTGAGTACGTCTATTCGATTCCGCGACTCATTCAACCAATCCAGTACCAGGTATTCGCTGGCGATGCAGTGAGCCCTGTGCTCAACATTGAGATCATCACGCTGCCTGCCCTCAAGGTTGAACTCGCAGCGACTCCGCCGGACTATGCAAAGAACATTCAGCTTGCCAGCAATTCTTCCTCCACACATATGGCTGTGTTGGCGGGAAGCGACGTCTCGTTGAAAGTTGTCGCCGATCGCGAACTGGACGCCCCAGAGCTAACGCTTTTGCGTGGTGTTTCGCAATCGGTTACCAAGCTGTCGCCGGTCGCAGACTCGGAGAACACCTGGCGTCTCGACGACCAACAGGCATCACTGAGCAACATCCAGGAAACGGTCACCTACCAACTCAATGCCATCGACAAGTATGGCCTGTCCCCGGCATCACCGATTCGGGGAACGATTCGCGTGGTGCCTGACCGAATCCCGAGCGCATCGCTGCAGACGATCCACCACATTGTCCTGGCAACCGCGTCGCCGGTCGTCCGCTACCGAGCGTCCGATGACTTTGGCCTGGCGAACCTGGTGTTTCAATTGAAGATTCATCGCGGGCAGACAGCTCCCCGCGTGGTGGAAGTTCCCCTGAAGAGCTTCGCGGCGAATCAGCCTCCGCAGAAGACGGCCGAAGGGGAATTCGCACTCGATCTGTCCCCCTGGGCTCTGGAAGTGGGCGATCGGGTTGAAGTGACGCTTCGAGCTACTGATTTCCGCGGCAACGCGGAAGAAATGGCGGGGCAAAGCGATCCAATTAACCTAGAGATTGGTGACGAGAGCACGGTACTGGCTGCCATCGCGGAAGCCGACAAGCAATCGGAACAAATGCTGAGCGAGTTGATCCAACAGCAATTAGGCTTGGGAGAAACCCAATGA
- a CDS encoding vWA domain-containing protein: MFPFFVASGFAIAGAAMMAGPALIHLMNRNRYRTVHWAAMDFLLEAMQSNRRLLRIRDLLLMALRALALLLFGLALARPYFTSSDSALPGTSKPPHAILVLDNSMSNSLESISGSAFETSREQAKQFLEKLPSASQISVVALCGAQSRRITDPFTSRTDAADAIDKIVATDGPGELTHALNQARRLAEQTPSLSPYVVVFGDQQASQWQRLARGNPPEEEMPVILVGTDSSTPNNAWVEEFGLPDGMAEVGMPTRIVARVRYQGDEPRSNVAISFKVRDNEVETKFADFPEGDSVQTLAFDYVFDAMEVDPSRMSSIPLTVSIAGDALPADDSRSLVVPLVASTPVVFIDQWSDTEESPALGRLGETWVLRQLLCPQTESSREEQHLIRPIHLSQREAEGEPLRAALREARLAVVAGIESPSVELVSMLRSYVEQGGQLAIAAGGDFDPHAWNDVAWQGGQGILPKPLEPAAVGQSLSEFSDDLQPFRISGKGLLDHSYFRLADLEETQLIDLYTDALFFKTVVPTDEGESLDNKNAAGNLPPLENKWLSWTPPVSTIERSGDDGDSPAVDIPATTIAQFDNGVEFVVERHVGSGRIVFFSSGISSEWSTLPSTNAVLIFDRVLRNQLASTFQRYNFAVGETALLPIPPGVGDSNIQLIAPDSGIVSSVSPRFLNEETRGVLIDNLDSAGVYWLSDREQNDASGDTADGRAQFRIPISGTPTAWESQLSRLDEEQFAGLNLPPQYRWEDSSQLLGGSGIPMSGHSWWQWLIMLVIFLLIIEMTVAAMPSWLAWIVDRRSGAQSAPSASS, translated from the coding sequence ATGTTCCCATTTTTCGTAGCTTCTGGATTCGCGATTGCTGGTGCCGCCATGATGGCCGGCCCCGCACTGATTCACTTGATGAATCGCAATCGCTATCGCACAGTCCACTGGGCTGCGATGGACTTCCTGCTCGAAGCGATGCAGTCGAATCGACGACTGCTGCGAATTCGTGACCTCTTGCTGATGGCCTTGCGAGCCCTAGCGCTACTGCTGTTCGGCTTGGCCCTGGCTCGCCCCTACTTCACCAGTTCAGACTCGGCACTGCCTGGCACATCGAAACCACCGCACGCGATCCTGGTGCTCGATAACAGCATGAGCAACTCGCTCGAATCGATCTCCGGCTCGGCCTTCGAGACATCGCGCGAACAAGCCAAGCAGTTTCTCGAAAAGCTTCCTTCCGCCAGCCAGATCTCGGTCGTGGCTCTTTGCGGTGCTCAGTCGCGACGCATCACCGACCCCTTCACTTCCCGCACCGATGCCGCTGACGCGATCGACAAGATCGTCGCCACTGATGGCCCCGGCGAACTGACGCACGCATTGAATCAAGCACGCCGTCTGGCTGAACAGACGCCTTCTCTCTCTCCCTACGTCGTTGTCTTTGGCGATCAACAAGCATCGCAGTGGCAACGTCTTGCTCGCGGCAATCCGCCTGAGGAAGAGATGCCGGTGATCCTGGTTGGTACCGATTCCAGCACGCCCAACAATGCCTGGGTTGAGGAATTCGGCTTGCCAGACGGGATGGCTGAAGTTGGCATGCCAACCCGCATCGTGGCCCGCGTTCGTTACCAGGGGGACGAGCCACGATCGAATGTCGCCATCTCGTTCAAGGTTCGCGACAACGAAGTCGAGACCAAGTTCGCCGACTTCCCGGAAGGCGATTCGGTTCAGACGTTAGCGTTTGATTACGTCTTCGACGCGATGGAAGTCGACCCGAGCCGGATGTCGTCGATTCCTCTAACCGTTTCGATTGCTGGGGATGCCCTGCCGGCGGATGATTCACGTTCGCTCGTTGTGCCACTGGTCGCTTCGACGCCCGTTGTATTTATTGACCAGTGGAGCGATACCGAAGAGTCGCCGGCGCTGGGGCGTCTGGGCGAGACCTGGGTCCTGCGGCAACTCCTGTGCCCGCAGACGGAATCAAGCCGCGAAGAACAACACCTCATCCGTCCGATTCACCTCTCGCAGCGTGAAGCGGAAGGGGAGCCACTGCGGGCCGCACTACGCGAAGCTCGCCTGGCCGTGGTCGCCGGTATCGAGTCTCCTTCGGTCGAACTTGTCAGCATGCTTCGTTCGTACGTCGAACAGGGCGGGCAACTCGCCATTGCTGCCGGTGGTGATTTTGACCCGCACGCGTGGAACGATGTTGCCTGGCAAGGTGGGCAAGGCATTCTTCCCAAGCCGCTCGAGCCAGCCGCGGTTGGTCAGAGCCTGAGCGAGTTTTCCGACGACCTCCAACCGTTCCGCATCTCCGGCAAAGGGTTGCTCGACCATTCCTACTTCCGCCTGGCCGACCTGGAGGAAACACAGTTGATCGACCTCTATACCGATGCTCTCTTCTTCAAAACGGTTGTACCGACGGACGAAGGCGAATCACTCGACAACAAAAATGCTGCCGGAAACCTGCCTCCACTGGAAAACAAGTGGCTCTCCTGGACGCCACCCGTCTCGACGATCGAGCGATCTGGGGACGACGGTGACAGCCCTGCAGTCGACATCCCGGCCACCACGATCGCCCAGTTTGATAATGGCGTTGAGTTCGTCGTCGAGCGTCATGTGGGATCAGGCCGGATTGTCTTCTTCAGTTCCGGCATCAGTTCCGAGTGGTCAACCTTGCCCAGCACCAACGCGGTCTTGATCTTCGATCGCGTCTTGCGAAATCAACTGGCATCGACGTTCCAACGGTACAACTTCGCTGTGGGCGAAACGGCCTTGCTGCCAATTCCGCCAGGCGTGGGTGATTCCAACATTCAACTGATCGCCCCGGACAGTGGCATCGTCAGTTCGGTCTCACCACGCTTCCTGAACGAAGAAACACGCGGCGTGCTGATCGACAACCTCGATTCCGCTGGCGTCTATTGGTTGTCGGACCGAGAGCAGAATGACGCCTCGGGAGACACCGCCGATGGACGCGCGCAGTTCCGTATTCCCATCAGTGGAACCCCTACGGCTTGGGAATCGCAATTGTCGCGGCTTGATGAAGAACAGTTTGCCGGCCTTAATCTGCCGCCCCAGTATCGTTGGGAAGACAGCTCTCAACTGCTCGGCGGCAGTGGCATCCCAATGTCAGGCCATTCGTGGTGGCAGTGGTTGATCATGCTGGTGATCTTTTTACTTATCATCGAAATGACCGTGGCGGCGATGCCGTCGTGGTTGGCCTGGATCGTCGATCGACGTTCGGGAGCGCAATCGGCCCCTTCGGCCTCATCGTGA
- a CDS encoding squalene--hopene cyclase, with amino-acid sequence MSFSRTLILSTLLAFTAVCSSHAMAEGEWEVTPEGRQALERGLNWLAENQGPNGDWESDDLGLIGMGALAFMADGHAPGRGKYGQPLDRAINKILSSPRPSGLLNVADPQRDMYNHGLTTFVLGQAHGMTHDTRINQVLDRALKLIAFTQAEDGGWDYRAVRRDNGHDLSLAVMQAKALRSAMDTGIEVAPEVVDLAIGSVREHYSPEGVSRDASEAEQQKYPGQFTYTRHGGKASLAMAAAGVVCLQEFGQYDDWRIAKNMEVIHAEIAKLKEKSNKNNGRLPFDAYTLYYVGQALYQTGGEDWKRSYPTLRDAVIESQFNRPEDLRYHGMWHAGAHVNNMPGDLYGTAVGCFILAMPNRYLPILQEGRIESFQQDASR; translated from the coding sequence ATGTCCTTTTCCCGTACTTTGATCTTATCGACCCTCCTGGCGTTTACCGCTGTGTGCAGTTCGCACGCGATGGCGGAAGGAGAGTGGGAAGTCACTCCAGAAGGCCGGCAGGCACTCGAACGTGGCTTGAATTGGCTGGCCGAAAACCAGGGGCCCAACGGGGACTGGGAATCGGACGATCTAGGCCTGATTGGCATGGGGGCTCTCGCATTTATGGCGGACGGTCATGCCCCTGGCCGTGGCAAATATGGCCAGCCGCTCGATCGAGCGATCAATAAAATCCTTTCCAGCCCTCGTCCTTCGGGACTACTGAATGTCGCCGATCCACAACGCGACATGTACAACCACGGGCTCACCACGTTTGTCCTGGGTCAAGCCCACGGAATGACGCACGATACGCGGATCAACCAGGTCTTGGATCGCGCACTCAAGCTCATTGCGTTCACTCAGGCCGAAGACGGCGGCTGGGACTATCGTGCTGTCCGCCGAGACAATGGGCACGATCTAAGCCTGGCCGTGATGCAGGCCAAGGCCCTACGTAGTGCGATGGACACCGGCATTGAAGTCGCTCCGGAAGTGGTCGATCTGGCTATCGGGAGTGTCCGCGAACACTACAGCCCCGAAGGCGTTTCTCGCGACGCATCCGAAGCCGAACAACAGAAGTACCCTGGGCAGTTCACCTACACGCGCCACGGTGGCAAGGCATCGTTGGCCATGGCCGCCGCAGGCGTTGTTTGCCTGCAAGAGTTTGGCCAATACGATGACTGGCGGATTGCCAAGAACATGGAAGTCATTCACGCCGAAATTGCCAAGCTGAAAGAAAAGAGCAACAAGAACAACGGGCGTCTTCCGTTCGATGCCTACACGCTCTACTACGTCGGTCAGGCCCTGTATCAGACCGGCGGCGAAGACTGGAAACGTTCCTACCCGACGCTCCGCGATGCGGTGATCGAGTCGCAGTTTAATCGACCGGAAGATCTTCGCTATCATGGAATGTGGCACGCGGGCGCCCATGTCAACAACATGCCAGGCGACCTCTATGGTACGGCGGTCGGGTGTTTCATCTTGGCGATGCCCAATCGCTACTTGCCCATCCTGCAAGAAGGGCGAATCGAATCGTTCCAGCAGGATGCCAGCCGCTAG